From Arachis stenosperma cultivar V10309 chromosome 2, arast.V10309.gnm1.PFL2, whole genome shotgun sequence, one genomic window encodes:
- the LOC130963218 gene encoding uncharacterized protein LOC130963218 has translation MKFNTKWDFKEAVREFTIQEGRRIRFRKNDNVRMRATCQVKGCPWVVYASRDHEDTCWQLKTFVNDHTCPREDKNRAANRNWVASKLVKKVRKYPNFKHCDAATYFKSRFDLTLNKNSISRALFDARNAVFGDEKEQYKMLRDYGLTLLKTNPGSTVEICCTPQPESDPVFDKMYVCLIGCKSGFKAGCRPLIGLDGAFLKTQFGGQILSAVGQDANHHIYIIAWAIVGVENKENWKWFLELLHQDLGDYRQNGWCFISECRRELYALCILLGLLPAMEEVMPRVHHRFCVWHLWQNFNKQWKDLQLRSLLWECARATTYQEFRDNMNKIKIINEDAWAYLSKWGGEHWTRSQFSHRPKLDSICNNACEVFNSKIKEARAKPIITLLEGVRMFVMRTIAKNKVKLANHVGIPCVHACAALARVNKNPEDFCHKLVTIDSYKETYQHHINPIPGQTFWEVSESLKPQPPKIKRGPGKLQQKRRIGTDEAKGGSKKSKPTFTKDNTNLKRQLAPFTCSYCGEKRHTKRDCKKKKLADAAAKAKAAAAAQAKAAAKNTARAETNVVEDGQNAAEPDPNAKPDPNATADVNVGKDAPADDDDTNVQPVEVELSQPIYSEPEESQQAAEVCTITKSRPDKLPPKRKSSISPTSAHEPVNPMQGASSGTAARLGSILKFIPTPGFKAPKKKN, from the exons ATGAAATTCAACACAAAATGGGACTTTAAGGAGGCTGTAAGGGAGTTCACAATCCAAGAGGGTAGACGGATTAGGTTCAGGAAGAATGACAACGTGAGGATGAGGGCTACATGTCAGGTGAAAGGATGTCCATGGGTGGTGTATGCATCAAGGGATCATGAAGATACTTGTTGGCAATTAAAGACATTTGTTAATGATCATACATGCCCAAGGGAAGATAAGAACAGGGCAGCTAACAGAAATTGGGTGGCAAGTAAACTAGTCAAGAAGGTTAGGAAGTACCCCAATTTTAAGCATTGTGATGCTGCCACTTACTTCAAGTCAAGGTTTGACTTGACCTTGAATAAGAACTCAATATCAAGGGCCCTCTTTGATGCACGAAATGCTGTGTTTGGGGATGAAAAGGAACAATACAAAATGCTGAGGGATTATGGTCTTACACTTCTCAAGACTAATCCTGGATCAACAGTTGAAATTTGTTGCACTCCCCAACCTGAGTCTGATccagtatttgataaaatgtaTGTGTGCTTGATTGGTTGCAAGAGTGGTTTCAAAGCCGGATGTCGACCGTTGATTGGACTGGATGGTGCTTTCTTGAAAACTCAATTTGGTGGACAAATTCTATCAGCAGTGGGTCAGGATGCTAATCACCATATCTACATCATAGCGTGGGCAATTGTTGGCGTAGAAAACAAGGAGAATTGGAAGTGGTTTCTTGAGTTGCTACACCAGGACCTTGGAGACTATAGGCAAAATGGGTGGTGCTTTATCTCTGAATGCAGAAG GGAATTGTATGCATTGTGTATATTATTA GGTTTGTTGCcggcaatggaagaggtgatgCCCCGTGTTCATCACCGCTTTTGTGTTTGGCACTTGTGGCAGAATTTTAACAAGCAATGGAAGGATTTACAGCTAAGATCCTTGCTGTGGGAGTGTGCACGGGCCACCACGTATCAAGAGTTCAGAGATAATATGAACAAGATCAAGATTATCAACGAGGATGCATGGGCGTATCTATCAAAGTGGGGAGGAGAACACTGGACCAGGAGTCAATTCAGTCACAGGCCTAAATTGGATAGCATATGTAATAATGCGTGCGAGGTATTCAACTCAAAAATTAAAGAGGCCAGGGCCAAGCCAATCATTACTTTGCTTGAAGGTGTGAGAATGTTTGTCATGAGAACAATAGCTAAGAACAAGGTAAAATTAGCTAATCATGTGG GAATACCATGTGTGCATGCCTGTGCTGCACTAGCTAGGGTGAACAAAAATCCAGAGGATTTTTGCCACAAACTAGTTACTATAGACTCATACAAGGAGACATATCAGCATCATATTAATCCCATTCCTGGGCAGACTTTCTGGGAGGTTTCAGAATCTCTTAAGCCCCAACCTCCAAAGATTAAGAGGGGGCCAGGTAAGTTACAACAAAAAAGGCGAATAGGCACAGATGAAGCTAAGGGTGGCTCGAAGAAATCCAAACCCACTTTCACCAAGGACAACACAAACCTAAAGAGGCAGCTTGCACCATTCACATGCAGCTATTGTGGGGAAAAACGACACACAAAGAGGgattgtaaaaagaaaaaactagCAGATGCTGCTGCAAAAGCCAAAGCTGCTGCTGCTGCACAAGCAAAAGCTGCTGCTAAGAATACAGCTAGAGCTGAAACTAATGTTGTTGAGGATGGTCAGAATGCTGCTGAACCTGACCCCAATGCTAAACCTGATCCGAATGCCACTGCTGATGTCAACGTTGGTAAAGATGCTCCGGCTGATGATGATGACACTAATGTCCAACCAGTTGAAGTTGAGCTTTCTCAACCAATTTACTCTGAACCAGAGGAGTCTCAGCAG GCTGCTGAAGTTTGTACCATCACTAAGTCAAGACCGGATAAGCTCCCACCAAAGAGAAAATCATCTATCTCACCAACTTCTGCCCATGAGCCAGTTAATCCCATGCAAGGTGCTAGCTCAGGAACAGCTGCAAGACTTGGCAGTATCCTCAAGTTCATTCCCACTCCGGGATTCAAGGCACCTAAGAAGAAAAATTGA